From Micromonospora nigra, one genomic window encodes:
- the recD2 gene encoding SF1B family DNA helicase RecD2, which produces MVAVTAPARPVLATLDAVLERLTYVNEETGYTVARVATDRSSDLLTVVGALLGAQPGESLRLSGRWSSHPQYGRQFEVDSYTTVLPATIQGIQRYLGSGLVKGIGPVFAERIVAHFGLDTLRVIEEEPGRLVEVPGLGPKRTAKITAAWEEQKAIKEVMVFLQGVGVSTSLAVRIYKRYGDASTDVVTKEPYRLAADVWGIGFKTADTIARSVGIPHDSPQRVMAGLQYTLSEATDSGHCFLPEPNLVADATKILDVPADLVARCLDDLVAEDGVVRENLPGGDGQAVPAVYLVPFHRAEQSLASTLSRLLDAPADRLPHFHDVDWGRALAWLKARTGHDLAPEQEQAVRLALTSKVAVLTGGPGCGKSFTVRSIVELATAKKARVTLVAPTGRAAKRLSELTGHPAATVHRLLQLRPGGDASYDRDNPLDVDLLVVDEASMLDLILANKLVKAVPPGAHLLLVGDVDQLPSVGAGEVLRDLLAAPSIPRVRLTQIFRQAAQSGVVTNAHRINAGRPPLLQGLPDFFLFAHDDTDATAALTVDVACTRIPARFGLDPRRDVQVLTPMHRGPAGAGALNGLLQQKLTPHRDGQPERRMGGRVFRIGDKVTQIRNNYDKGQAGVFNGTLGIVTHLSTEEQTLTVRTDEDETIEYDFDELDELAHAYAMTIHRSQGSEYPAVVIPLTTSAWMMLQRNLLYTAVTRAKRLVVLVGSRRALNAAVRTVSAGRRHTALDQRLA; this is translated from the coding sequence ATGGTCGCCGTGACCGCGCCGGCCCGTCCCGTACTCGCCACGCTCGATGCGGTGTTGGAACGCCTGACCTACGTCAACGAGGAGACCGGTTACACGGTCGCCCGGGTCGCCACCGACCGGAGCAGTGACCTGTTGACCGTGGTGGGTGCGTTGCTCGGGGCGCAGCCGGGTGAGTCGCTGCGGCTGTCGGGACGCTGGTCGTCGCATCCCCAGTACGGGCGGCAGTTCGAGGTCGACTCCTACACCACGGTGCTGCCGGCCACGATCCAGGGCATCCAGCGTTACCTCGGCTCCGGCCTGGTCAAGGGGATCGGGCCGGTGTTCGCCGAACGGATCGTCGCGCACTTCGGCCTGGACACCCTGCGGGTCATCGAGGAGGAACCCGGGCGGCTGGTGGAGGTGCCCGGTCTCGGCCCGAAACGAACAGCGAAGATCACCGCGGCGTGGGAGGAGCAGAAGGCCATCAAGGAGGTGATGGTCTTCCTGCAGGGCGTCGGTGTGTCGACGTCCCTGGCCGTGCGGATCTACAAGCGGTACGGCGACGCGTCCACCGACGTGGTGACCAAGGAACCGTACCGGTTGGCCGCGGACGTCTGGGGCATCGGCTTCAAGACCGCGGACACGATCGCCCGGTCGGTGGGGATCCCGCACGACAGCCCGCAGCGGGTGATGGCCGGCCTGCAGTACACGCTGTCCGAGGCCACCGACTCGGGTCACTGTTTCCTGCCGGAGCCGAACCTGGTCGCCGACGCGACGAAGATCCTCGACGTGCCCGCCGACCTGGTGGCCCGCTGCCTCGACGACCTGGTCGCCGAGGACGGTGTGGTCCGCGAGAACCTGCCCGGCGGCGACGGGCAGGCGGTGCCGGCGGTCTACCTGGTGCCGTTCCACCGCGCGGAGCAGTCCCTGGCCTCAACGCTGTCCCGGCTGCTCGACGCCCCGGCCGACCGGCTGCCCCACTTTCACGACGTCGACTGGGGCAGGGCGCTGGCATGGCTGAAGGCCCGCACCGGTCACGACCTCGCCCCCGAACAGGAGCAGGCGGTCCGGCTGGCCCTGACCTCGAAGGTCGCGGTGCTCACCGGCGGGCCGGGCTGCGGCAAGAGCTTCACCGTCCGCTCGATCGTCGAACTCGCCACCGCGAAGAAGGCCAGGGTCACGCTCGTCGCCCCGACGGGCCGCGCCGCCAAGCGGCTCTCCGAGCTGACCGGCCACCCCGCCGCCACCGTGCACCGGTTGCTGCAACTTCGTCCCGGCGGGGACGCCTCCTACGACCGGGACAACCCCCTCGACGTCGATCTGCTCGTGGTCGACGAGGCCTCGATGCTGGATCTGATCCTGGCCAACAAACTCGTCAAGGCCGTCCCACCCGGAGCACACCTGCTGTTGGTCGGCGACGTCGACCAGTTGCCCTCCGTCGGCGCGGGTGAGGTTCTGCGGGACCTGCTCGCCGCCCCGTCGATTCCCCGGGTCCGGCTGACGCAGATCTTCCGGCAGGCCGCGCAGTCCGGGGTGGTGACCAACGCCCACCGCATCAACGCCGGCCGTCCGCCTCTGCTCCAGGGGCTGCCGGACTTCTTCCTGTTCGCCCACGACGACACCGACGCCACCGCCGCACTCACCGTCGACGTCGCCTGCACCCGCATTCCCGCCCGGTTCGGGCTCGACCCGCGCCGGGACGTGCAGGTCCTGACGCCGATGCACCGCGGTCCCGCCGGCGCGGGTGCCCTCAACGGCCTGTTGCAGCAGAAGCTCACCCCCCACCGCGACGGCCAGCCGGAACGGCGCATGGGTGGACGGGTGTTCCGGATCGGCGACAAGGTCACCCAGATCCGCAACAACTACGACAAGGGCCAGGCCGGCGTCTTCAACGGCACCCTCGGCATCGTCACCCACCTTTCGACCGAGGAACAGACGCTGACGGTACGTACCGACGAGGACGAGACCATCGAGTACGACTTCGACGAGCTCGACGAGCTCGCCCACGCGTACGCCATGACCATCCACCGTTCCCAGGGCTCCGAGTACCCGGCGGTCGTGATCCCCCTGACCACCAGCGCCTGGATGATGCTGCAACGCAACCTGCTCTACACCGCCGTCACCCGCGCCAAGAGGCTCGTCGTTCTCGTCGGTTCCCGCCGTGCCCTCAACGCCGCCGTGCGCACCGTCAGCGCCGGCCGCCGCCACACCGCCCTCGACCAACGCCTCGCCTGA
- a CDS encoding ABC transporter ATP-binding protein, translated as MTDVTAPYWRLETPTDQMGPWQVVRGLPGALGPAVQLIRQAAPRAAWTVLTLHLLAGVATTYGLVATAGVLERLFAAGPTGTRVAAALPALALVVLALAARAGLEITATLAQARIAPAVRRLADERLVAAGLSVELTAFDDPRFLDRMFRARDRGLLYLQRVVDNLAEAVGAVLAVTAAAISLTVLHPVLLPVLLITVLPDGWAALRAARLGYASNARLVALNRRVAMVTDLATEREPAAEVRATQASDSVLSRYRQAADLVRDEEIEVASAQVRARARGRLLAGVALGGVFAALWLLLHANWIPLAVAGTALIATRTAVAALARLVRTADQLFEQGLYVADFHAFLADAGTRTRPATGAAAPAVPQRIELSDVGFRYPGSSASVLRGVNLTLHAGQTVALVGENGSGKTTLAKVVAGLYRPTTGSVTWDGTELAELHPESVADRIMMVLQDPVRWPDSARVNVRMGRFDRADPDDSALRRAARQALADEVVDPLPAGWDTLLTTAFQGGVDLSGGQWQRIAVARGLFRDAPVLIWDEPTAPLDARAEYAVYEALRRLAVGRTVVLITHRLASVRNCDRIYLLHEGEIVEQGSHQELLARGGRYAELSLLQARMAEDPWLSLQHR; from the coding sequence ATGACCGATGTGACCGCGCCGTACTGGCGACTGGAGACACCGACCGACCAGATGGGCCCCTGGCAGGTCGTCCGGGGCCTGCCGGGCGCGCTCGGACCCGCCGTGCAGCTGATCCGGCAGGCCGCGCCCCGTGCCGCCTGGACGGTCCTCACGCTGCACCTGCTCGCCGGCGTCGCCACCACCTACGGGCTCGTCGCCACCGCCGGGGTGCTGGAACGACTCTTCGCCGCCGGGCCGACCGGCACCCGGGTGGCCGCCGCCCTGCCCGCTCTCGCCCTGGTCGTCCTCGCCCTGGCCGCGCGGGCCGGTCTGGAGATCACCGCCACCCTCGCCCAGGCTCGGATCGCCCCGGCGGTACGCCGGCTCGCCGACGAACGACTCGTCGCGGCCGGCCTGTCGGTGGAGTTGACCGCGTTCGACGATCCACGGTTCCTCGACCGCATGTTCCGGGCCCGCGACCGTGGTCTGCTCTACCTGCAACGCGTCGTCGACAACCTGGCCGAGGCGGTCGGCGCGGTGCTGGCCGTGACCGCGGCGGCAATCAGCCTGACCGTACTGCACCCGGTGCTGCTGCCGGTACTGCTGATCACCGTGCTCCCGGACGGCTGGGCGGCGCTCCGGGCCGCCCGGCTCGGCTACGCCAGCAACGCCCGACTGGTCGCACTCAACCGCAGGGTGGCGATGGTGACCGACCTCGCGACGGAGCGGGAACCGGCCGCCGAGGTCCGGGCCACCCAGGCCAGCGACAGCGTCCTGAGCCGCTACCGGCAGGCCGCCGACCTGGTACGCGACGAGGAGATCGAGGTCGCGTCGGCGCAGGTACGGGCCCGTGCCCGGGGCCGGCTGCTCGCCGGCGTCGCCCTCGGTGGTGTCTTCGCGGCCCTGTGGCTGCTGCTGCACGCCAACTGGATCCCGCTGGCCGTCGCCGGTACGGCCCTGATCGCCACCCGCACCGCCGTGGCCGCGCTGGCTCGACTGGTACGCACCGCGGACCAGCTGTTCGAACAGGGCCTGTACGTCGCCGACTTCCACGCGTTCCTCGCCGACGCCGGAACCCGTACCCGTCCCGCGACGGGGGCGGCGGCGCCGGCCGTACCGCAGCGCATCGAGCTAAGTGACGTCGGCTTCCGCTATCCCGGCTCGTCGGCATCGGTGCTGCGCGGGGTGAACCTGACCCTGCACGCCGGGCAGACGGTGGCACTGGTGGGTGAGAACGGCTCCGGCAAGACGACGCTGGCGAAGGTCGTCGCCGGGTTGTACCGCCCGACCACCGGCTCGGTGACCTGGGACGGCACGGAGCTGGCCGAGCTGCACCCGGAGAGTGTCGCGGACCGGATCATGATGGTGCTGCAGGATCCGGTCCGCTGGCCGGACTCGGCCCGGGTGAACGTCCGGATGGGACGGTTCGACCGGGCCGACCCGGATGACTCGGCCCTGCGGCGGGCGGCCCGGCAGGCACTGGCCGACGAGGTCGTCGATCCGCTGCCCGCCGGCTGGGACACCCTGCTGACCACCGCCTTCCAGGGTGGTGTCGACCTCTCCGGCGGCCAGTGGCAACGGATCGCGGTGGCCCGGGGCCTGTTCCGCGACGCGCCCGTACTGATCTGGGACGAGCCGACCGCTCCGCTCGACGCCCGGGCCGAGTACGCGGTCTACGAGGCGCTGCGTCGGCTGGCCGTCGGGCGCACCGTCGTCCTGATCACGCACCGCCTGGCCAGTGTCCGCAACTGTGACCGCATCTACCTGCTGCACGAGGGGGAGATCGTCGAGCAGGGCAGCCATCAGGAGCTGCTCGCCCGCGGTGGCCGGTACGCCGAACTGTCCCTCCTACAGGCCCGCATGGCGGAGGACCCGTGGTTGTCGCTCCAGCACCGTTGA
- a CDS encoding cytochrome P450: MTDTLVFPQGRTCPHQPAPGYRQLTAQRPLARVTLYDGRQVWAVTTRDLARRLLVDPRISSDRTNPAWPKMVPVIAAATEDPQQKVLKIVTTLVGVDGPVHNARRRMLIPGFTFRRINALRPKIQEIVDQQLDRMIENGAPTDLIPAFTAPVPVTVLYRLMGIPDADHEFFEKLSHQLAFGPNANEAYDQLMDYMGRLIAEKRRNRGEGILDDLLAERGATGDVDQEELVSRLVLQVAGGHGTTGTMISLGMFTLLQHPEQLAELRADPALMPTAVDELLRYLSVPDGVTRLATDDIEVEGTTIRKGDGVFFITSLINRDTNVHQEPNSLSWHRASAADHVTFGFGTHQCLGQNLARITMESALGALINRLPNLRLAVAAEEVPFLPDASFQVITELPVTW, encoded by the coding sequence ATGACTGACACGCTCGTGTTCCCGCAGGGCCGCACCTGCCCCCACCAGCCGGCACCGGGCTACCGGCAATTGACCGCGCAGCGCCCACTCGCCCGGGTGACCCTCTACGACGGCCGCCAGGTCTGGGCGGTCACGACCCGGGATCTGGCCCGCAGGCTCCTCGTCGACCCTCGCATCTCCAGCGACCGCACCAACCCCGCGTGGCCCAAGATGGTGCCGGTCATCGCCGCCGCCACCGAGGACCCGCAGCAGAAGGTCCTGAAGATCGTCACCACGTTGGTCGGCGTGGACGGCCCGGTGCACAACGCCCGGCGCAGAATGCTGATCCCTGGCTTCACGTTCAGACGCATCAACGCCCTGCGTCCCAAGATTCAGGAGATTGTCGACCAACAGCTGGACCGCATGATCGAGAACGGCGCTCCTACCGACCTGATCCCGGCGTTCACGGCGCCGGTGCCCGTGACGGTTCTGTACCGACTGATGGGCATACCGGACGCCGACCACGAGTTCTTCGAGAAGTTGTCGCACCAGCTCGCTTTCGGTCCGAACGCCAACGAGGCATACGACCAGCTCATGGACTATATGGGCAGGCTGATCGCGGAGAAGCGACGTAACCGTGGTGAGGGGATTCTCGACGACCTCCTCGCGGAGCGCGGTGCCACCGGTGACGTGGACCAGGAAGAGCTGGTCTCGAGGCTCGTCCTGCAGGTGGCCGGCGGTCACGGCACTACCGGAACCATGATCTCGCTCGGTATGTTCACCCTGCTCCAGCACCCCGAGCAGCTAGCCGAGCTGCGAGCCGATCCCGCACTGATGCCCACCGCCGTGGACGAACTGTTGCGGTACCTGTCCGTCCCCGACGGTGTCACGCGGTTGGCCACGGACGACATCGAGGTCGAGGGGACCACGATCCGCAAGGGCGACGGCGTGTTCTTCATAACCTCCCTCATCAACCGCGACACCAACGTCCACCAGGAACCGAACTCCCTGAGCTGGCACCGCGCCTCCGCCGCAGACCACGTGACGTTCGGGTTCGGCACCCACCAGTGCCTTGGCCAGAACCTCGCGCGCATCACGATGGAGAGCGCTCTCGGCGCGCTGATCAACCGGTTGCCCAACCTGCGTCTCGCGGTGGCGGCGGAAGAGGTTCCGTTCCTTCCGGATGCGAGCTTCCAGGTGATAACCGAACTCCCCGTCACCTGGTAG
- a CDS encoding type 2 lanthipeptide synthetase LanM family protein produces the protein MTEVPAGASTSFDPVLEHLIAPQAQRLVDQLDAVAGLGGEERTAILNSATRAWRNSVRPKVTRALVLDVHAARISGRLTGPDPRSRWEHWLELTATDGFWSTMDGRFPTLRRRVDTLLVNSRHAVVRFAHRFAVDRSHLQPAAVLPAGDPTLLDVEFGSGDTHRGGQTVALARCAAGTVVYKPRSLRVDAALAGLVARLLPDEPPATRIRVPTVLVRDDHGWAAHVAHRYCTTDEELRAFYRGLGHWTAVMRMLGGSDLHAENLIAAGPVPVIVDCETLFTPQLPLLPSGYGLATDRAARTLNSSVLGTGLLPGRGVALAWRGLDPSGAGGLRGEQPTVSLPVLVDEGTDQVRVALADVGAPEAANQPSPEPVLARFWGDVRTAFDELTDRLRELDRHGRLDPLLTDFVGCQVRFVRRNTETYAELARMLWHPASLHDEPAARATVTDLLIRHGRHAAEAPAEPEVVATEVDDLLVGDIPMFTTAADRTLISETLGRWRDADPELDRQVLSSSLISAYLNEAPPAPPGPPLIPRRTRPEDLDRRRRTLAAEVVRTLRDTAVRAEDGTATWIAPVITAGSGWAVQPLTADMYLGTVGIAVLLAAYQHETTAGRADPVDGVAELLDAVLATVRAAEDQVEADRATGIPIRPEPSGGYVGLGSRIWGWLLLRRLGRGDAGLRAGNRHGTGRGGTDRHGTGRGGTATDEALRRARALAALVPAAVRADEAYDLLRGSAGAIVPLLRLTETDGDPRWAETATAIGGHLRATARPAGGDPDAVWWPGPFGTDALGGLSHGATGIGWALSHLRDCADLAAAAFRYEESLYDPRLPGWLDMRKPERPSDAAAWCHGSVGIGIVAADRWRRACDPVAATHWAGVLRRAAAAAWPAGMGANHTLCHGELGTWELLRTARGAGLAPADPELAALDARVLTGMEQFGAVAGPNRDAFRPGLLLGLGGIGYQLLRMHPRSPLPSVLLPDPGPPDPIR, from the coding sequence GTGACCGAGGTACCGGCCGGGGCGTCGACGAGCTTCGACCCCGTGCTCGAACATCTGATCGCACCACAGGCACAACGGTTGGTCGACCAGCTCGATGCCGTCGCGGGCCTCGGCGGCGAAGAGCGGACGGCGATCCTCAACAGCGCGACGCGGGCATGGCGGAACTCGGTACGCCCCAAGGTGACCCGGGCACTGGTGCTGGACGTGCACGCCGCCCGGATCAGCGGCCGGCTGACCGGCCCGGACCCGCGGTCCCGCTGGGAGCACTGGCTGGAGCTGACCGCCACGGACGGGTTCTGGTCGACGATGGACGGCCGCTTCCCGACTCTGCGTCGACGCGTCGACACGCTCCTGGTGAACAGCCGCCACGCGGTGGTGCGATTCGCGCACCGATTCGCCGTCGACCGCAGCCACCTCCAGCCGGCCGCCGTGCTGCCGGCGGGCGATCCGACACTGCTCGACGTCGAGTTCGGCTCCGGCGACACCCACCGCGGCGGGCAGACCGTCGCGCTGGCACGATGTGCCGCGGGTACGGTCGTCTACAAGCCACGGTCCCTGCGCGTCGACGCGGCCCTGGCCGGACTCGTGGCCCGGCTGCTGCCCGACGAGCCACCGGCCACCCGGATCCGGGTACCCACCGTCCTGGTCCGCGACGACCACGGCTGGGCCGCCCACGTCGCCCACCGGTACTGCACGACCGACGAGGAGCTGCGCGCCTTCTACCGCGGACTCGGGCACTGGACCGCGGTGATGCGAATGCTGGGCGGCAGCGACCTGCACGCGGAGAACCTCATCGCCGCCGGACCGGTGCCGGTGATCGTCGACTGCGAGACCCTGTTCACGCCGCAGCTGCCGCTGCTGCCGTCCGGCTACGGGCTGGCCACCGACCGGGCCGCGCGTACCCTGAACTCGTCGGTGCTGGGCACCGGTCTGCTACCCGGGCGGGGTGTCGCACTGGCCTGGCGGGGACTCGACCCGTCCGGCGCCGGTGGGCTGCGCGGTGAACAACCGACAGTGTCCCTGCCGGTGCTCGTCGACGAGGGCACCGACCAGGTGCGGGTCGCCCTCGCCGACGTCGGCGCCCCGGAGGCCGCCAACCAGCCGAGCCCCGAACCGGTCCTGGCCCGGTTCTGGGGGGACGTCCGGACGGCCTTCGACGAGTTGACCGACCGACTACGGGAACTCGACCGGCACGGCCGCCTCGACCCTTTGCTCACCGACTTCGTCGGATGCCAGGTGCGGTTCGTCCGCCGCAACACCGAGACGTACGCCGAACTTGCCCGGATGCTGTGGCACCCGGCGTCGCTGCACGACGAGCCGGCGGCCCGGGCCACAGTCACCGACCTGCTGATCAGGCACGGCCGACACGCCGCGGAGGCACCCGCCGAACCGGAGGTCGTCGCCACCGAGGTCGATGACCTGCTCGTCGGGGACATACCCATGTTCACGACGGCCGCCGACCGGACGTTGATCTCCGAGACGCTGGGCCGCTGGCGCGACGCCGACCCGGAGCTGGACCGCCAGGTGCTCAGTTCCAGCCTCATCAGCGCCTACCTGAACGAAGCGCCGCCCGCACCGCCCGGTCCGCCGTTGATCCCCCGGCGAACCCGTCCGGAAGATCTCGACCGGCGCCGCCGCACGCTCGCCGCCGAGGTCGTCCGCACGCTGCGCGACACCGCCGTCCGGGCGGAGGACGGCACCGCCACCTGGATCGCACCGGTCATCACCGCCGGTTCCGGGTGGGCGGTGCAACCGCTGACCGCCGACATGTACCTCGGCACCGTCGGAATCGCGGTCCTGCTCGCCGCCTACCAGCACGAGACCACAGCGGGACGGGCCGATCCGGTGGACGGCGTCGCCGAACTGCTCGACGCCGTCCTGGCGACCGTGCGTGCCGCCGAGGACCAGGTCGAGGCCGACCGGGCCACCGGTATCCCCATCCGGCCCGAGCCGTCGGGTGGCTACGTCGGGCTCGGGTCCCGGATCTGGGGCTGGCTGCTGCTGCGTCGTCTCGGCCGGGGCGACGCCGGCCTGCGTGCCGGCAACCGGCACGGCACCGGCCGGGGCGGGACCGACCGGCACGGCACCGGCCGGGGCGGCACGGCGACCGACGAGGCGCTGCGCCGTGCGCGGGCCCTCGCCGCGCTGGTGCCCGCCGCGGTCCGGGCCGACGAGGCGTACGACCTGCTCCGCGGGTCGGCCGGCGCGATCGTACCGCTGCTGCGCCTGACCGAGACGGACGGTGATCCGCGGTGGGCCGAGACGGCCACCGCGATCGGCGGACACCTGCGGGCAACCGCCCGCCCGGCCGGCGGGGACCCGGACGCCGTGTGGTGGCCGGGGCCGTTCGGCACCGACGCCCTGGGCGGACTTTCCCACGGCGCTACCGGCATCGGCTGGGCCCTGTCCCATCTGCGCGACTGCGCCGACCTGGCCGCCGCCGCGTTCCGCTACGAGGAGTCCTTGTACGACCCCCGGCTGCCCGGCTGGCTCGACATGCGTAAGCCGGAGCGGCCGAGCGACGCGGCGGCGTGGTGCCACGGATCGGTCGGCATCGGTATCGTGGCTGCCGACCGGTGGCGTCGCGCCTGCGACCCGGTCGCCGCCACGCACTGGGCGGGCGTGCTGCGCCGTGCCGCCGCCGCAGCCTGGCCGGCGGGGATGGGCGCCAACCACACTCTCTGTCACGGCGAGCTGGGCACCTGGGAACTGCTACGGACGGCGCGCGGAGCCGGCCTGGCACCAGCCGACCCGGAACTGGCCGCGCTCGACGCCCGGGTCCTGACCGGCATGGAGCAGTTCGGGGCGGTCGCCGGCCCGAACCGGGACGCGTTCCGGCCGGGACTGCTGCTCGGCCTCGGTGGCATCGGTTACCAGCTGCTCCGAATGCACCCGCGAAGCCCTCTTCCCTCCGTTCTGCTGCCCGACCCCGGTCCACCCGACCCGATCCGGTAG
- a CDS encoding multicopper oxidase family protein, giving the protein MTNARTRLHSQLPQTRLWTYEGQFPGPTIEVRSGRRLRVAWTNELRGTVPLVAVRAPYAQPTPANTPGYRDPDGSLPALVELIDGVADLPPWNVVHLHGAVTNGGNDGWAHNGISPGEAQLTEYPNRQPAAALWYHDHAMAVTRFNVHAGLAGLYLIRDEEEDGLGLPGGDREIPLVITDRNLDTDPATGALTGQLLFKFQYLPATGTTAPVTGPFTLVNGVIWPHLDVDARWYRFRVLNAANGRFFRLDLVDEAGTVHNDAVRIIGTDVGLLPAPAAVPAGGLTITPAERVDLLVDFSRFRGQRLRLVNTGASIEPDIMEFRVESRGRNDPFTPPARLSSSYARLDDGVTVPADHDEVFVATTPPGVAGRPHPEMWELKEITRPAEVPTRFPQEGVIQLTDPATGKVRTFRTVARLFDDTRTIFINRGRWVVWNLIQLGGAPHPMHIHMARFQLLSRRKISDLTAFDVAVGGTSAPLLASTDGPPIERHEEGWKDTFSLWTGEWIRVAGQFEGATGEFMYHCHILDHEDEGMMRPFVVHPPEVARFHLHPGGSGHGGHS; this is encoded by the coding sequence ATGACCAATGCGCGGACCCGGCTGCACTCCCAGCTGCCCCAGACCAGGCTGTGGACCTACGAGGGACAGTTCCCCGGCCCGACCATCGAGGTGCGCAGCGGTAGGCGACTGCGGGTCGCGTGGACGAACGAACTCCGGGGCACGGTGCCGCTGGTGGCGGTACGGGCACCGTACGCGCAGCCGACCCCGGCGAACACGCCCGGCTACCGCGACCCGGACGGCAGCCTGCCCGCCCTGGTGGAGCTGATCGACGGTGTGGCCGACCTGCCGCCGTGGAACGTCGTACACCTGCACGGCGCGGTGACGAACGGCGGCAACGACGGCTGGGCCCACAACGGCATCTCACCGGGAGAGGCACAGCTCACCGAGTACCCGAACCGACAGCCGGCCGCCGCCCTCTGGTACCACGACCACGCGATGGCGGTGACCCGCTTCAACGTCCATGCCGGACTCGCCGGCCTGTACCTGATCCGCGACGAGGAGGAGGACGGTCTGGGCCTACCTGGCGGCGACCGGGAGATCCCGCTGGTCATCACCGACCGTAACCTCGACACCGATCCGGCGACCGGCGCGCTCACCGGGCAGCTGCTGTTCAAGTTCCAGTACCTGCCGGCGACCGGCACGACAGCTCCCGTCACCGGTCCTTTCACCCTCGTCAACGGCGTCATCTGGCCGCACCTCGACGTTGACGCGCGCTGGTACCGCTTTCGCGTGCTCAACGCGGCGAACGGTCGGTTCTTCCGCCTCGACCTGGTCGACGAGGCGGGCACCGTGCACAACGACGCGGTCCGGATCATCGGCACGGACGTGGGTCTGCTGCCCGCCCCGGCGGCGGTGCCCGCGGGCGGGCTGACCATCACCCCGGCCGAGCGGGTGGACCTGCTCGTCGACTTCAGCCGGTTCAGGGGGCAGCGCCTGCGCCTGGTCAACACCGGAGCCTCGATCGAACCGGACATCATGGAGTTCCGTGTCGAGAGCCGGGGCCGCAACGACCCGTTCACGCCGCCGGCCCGCCTGTCGAGCTCGTACGCCCGGCTTGACGACGGTGTGACCGTGCCGGCCGACCACGACGAGGTGTTCGTGGCGACCACCCCGCCCGGGGTGGCCGGCCGACCGCACCCGGAGATGTGGGAGCTGAAGGAGATCACCCGACCGGCCGAGGTGCCGACGCGGTTCCCGCAGGAGGGCGTCATCCAGCTCACCGACCCGGCCACGGGGAAGGTACGAACGTTCCGGACGGTCGCGCGCCTCTTCGACGACACGAGGACGATCTTCATCAACCGGGGCCGGTGGGTGGTGTGGAACCTGATCCAGCTCGGCGGGGCACCGCACCCGATGCACATCCACATGGCGCGGTTCCAGCTGTTGTCCCGGCGGAAGATCAGCGACCTGACGGCCTTCGACGTCGCGGTCGGCGGCACCTCCGCGCCGCTGCTCGCCTCGACCGACGGCCCCCCGATCGAGAGGCACGAGGAGGGCTGGAAGGACACCTTCAGCCTCTGGACGGGGGAGTGGATCAGAGTCGCCGGCCAGTTCGAGGGCGCGACAGGCGAGTTCATGTACCACTGCCACATCCTCGACCACGAGGACGAGGGCATGATGCGACCCTTCGTCGTACACCCGCCCGAGGTCGCCCGGTTCCACCTGCACCCGGGCGGCTCCGGCCACGGCGGACACTCGTAA
- a CDS encoding DUF6229 family protein yields MPTTLSVVDPVQAEEIITRWLTDTSVDGWENPAGDLFTGGEYALQEITMTISPPSSNCSSCTGSRPIACC; encoded by the coding sequence ATGCCCACCACGCTGTCCGTCGTCGACCCGGTGCAGGCGGAGGAGATCATCACCCGTTGGTTGACCGACACGTCGGTCGACGGCTGGGAGAACCCGGCCGGTGACCTCTTCACCGGCGGCGAGTACGCCCTGCAGGAGATCACCATGACCATCTCGCCGCCGAGCAGCAACTGCAGCTCCTGCACCGGGTCCCGGCCCATCGCCTGCTGCTGA
- a CDS encoding AfsR/SARP family transcriptional regulator yields MEVRVLGPVEVVVHGRPVRLAKRQHRLIMGILSIQANRAVPSARLVELLWGDRAPARPRAVLHSRLSELRAVLRTAGGVTVQQAIVTGDDGYTLRIPNRMVDAHLFEALVAESRTMNSDMQLRDKLRQALRLWRGSILGGWSSTGPTDALLRSLESARLTAAEDLYEAELRLGNHTSITDEITALSAAHPTRDRLTAAAMLALHRAGRSAEAIGVYHQRRVWLASELGVDPAPALRHLHVAVLRHDPALNRQPPLPGSERPTPT; encoded by the coding sequence TTGGAAGTACGGGTCCTGGGGCCGGTCGAGGTGGTCGTTCACGGCAGGCCGGTCCGCCTCGCCAAGCGACAGCACCGATTGATCATGGGCATCCTGAGCATTCAGGCCAACAGAGCCGTCCCGAGTGCCCGACTGGTCGAGCTGCTGTGGGGAGACCGGGCACCAGCCCGGCCGAGGGCCGTACTGCACAGCCGCCTGTCCGAGCTACGCGCCGTGCTACGCACGGCCGGCGGAGTCACCGTCCAGCAGGCGATCGTCACCGGCGACGACGGATACACGCTACGAATCCCGAATCGGATGGTGGACGCCCACCTCTTCGAGGCACTGGTCGCAGAATCCCGAACAATGAACTCAGATATGCAACTACGAGACAAACTCCGGCAGGCCCTGCGGCTGTGGCGCGGATCCATCCTGGGTGGTTGGTCATCGACCGGCCCCACGGACGCCCTGCTGCGGAGTCTGGAGTCAGCCCGCCTGACCGCTGCCGAAGACCTCTACGAAGCCGAACTGCGGCTCGGCAACCACACCTCCATCACCGACGAGATCACGGCGCTGTCCGCCGCGCATCCGACCCGGGACCGGTTGACGGCGGCGGCGATGCTCGCCCTGCACCGGGCCGGGCGCAGCGCGGAGGCGATCGGCGTCTACCACCAGCGTCGCGTCTGGCTCGCCAGCGAGCTGGGAGTCGACCCGGCACCCGCGCTGCGGCACCTGCACGTCGCCGTGCTGCGACACGATCCCGCCCTGAACCGCCAGCCCCCGCTGCCCGGGTCCGAAAGGCCCACGCCAACCTGA